A stretch of Rhodoferax potami DNA encodes these proteins:
- a CDS encoding EpsD family peptidyl-prolyl cis-trans isomerase, with product MNTTRFTATVLAAAIALTLVACGDKKDTKVATQVAAKVGSEEISVHQINQVLSRTNTSGANPEQVQAMSREVLEKLIDQQLAVDQATENKLNRSPDVVSQIEAARRDILARAYIQQLSAGVAKPSPEDIKNYYTSNPQLFSERRIFNVQEIVAPNAPGVAATLKELVAAGKSAEEMAAALKAKNIQFNGGGATRAAEQIPLDVLPKIHALKDGQSTVIEAPQAITMVRVVSSQQSAVPEAAALPRIEQFLTNQRAGEAVAANLKQLRSNTKISYMGEFDKAAAPATAPAPAAATAPAVPAEPVLAPAVDDKAKAVIDKGISGLK from the coding sequence ATGAACACCACACGCTTTACCGCCACCGTGTTGGCAGCCGCCATCGCCCTGACCCTGGTCGCCTGCGGCGACAAAAAAGACACCAAAGTAGCCACCCAGGTAGCCGCCAAAGTGGGCAGCGAAGAAATCTCGGTGCACCAGATCAACCAGGTTCTGAGCCGCACCAACACCAGCGGCGCCAACCCCGAGCAAGTGCAAGCCATGAGCCGCGAAGTGCTCGAGAAGCTGATCGACCAACAACTCGCTGTCGACCAAGCCACCGAGAACAAACTCAACCGCTCACCCGACGTGGTGTCCCAGATCGAGGCCGCCCGCCGCGACATCCTGGCCCGTGCCTATATCCAGCAACTGAGTGCCGGCGTGGCCAAGCCCAGCCCCGAAGACATCAAAAACTACTACACCAGCAACCCCCAGCTGTTCAGCGAGCGCCGCATTTTCAATGTGCAAGAAATCGTGGCGCCCAACGCTCCCGGCGTAGCCGCCACCCTCAAGGAACTAGTAGCCGCCGGCAAAAGTGCCGAAGAAATGGCCGCAGCCTTGAAGGCAAAAAACATCCAATTCAATGGCGGTGGCGCCACCCGCGCGGCTGAGCAAATTCCGCTGGATGTGCTGCCCAAAATCCACGCCCTCAAAGACGGCCAATCCACCGTGATCGAGGCACCCCAGGCCATCACCATGGTGCGGGTGGTTTCGTCCCAGCAGTCTGCAGTGCCTGAAGCCGCTGCACTCCCCCGCATTGAGCAGTTTCTTACCAACCAGCGCGCTGGCGAAGCTGTGGCCGCCAACCTCAAGCAACTGCGCAGCAATACCAAAATCAGCTACATGGGTGAGTTTGACAAAGCTGCAGCGCCCGCAACGGCCCCAGCACCCGCCGCTGCAACCGCACCTGCTGTGCCCGCAGAGCCCGTGCTGGCCCCCGCTGTGGATGACAAGGCCAAAGCCGTCATCGACAAGGGCATCTCCGGCCTGAAATAA
- the epsL gene encoding XrtB/PEP-CTERM-associated polysaccharide biosynthesis outer membrane protein EpsL has translation MRSHYLLLPASLALLGSAPVFSQQDPLTLSAGYSVQTDSNLFRLPSSANLQNTIGKSSAAETIGVTTVGLGFNTRQSLQTLALNLNLVDYSYQNFSYLSFTANNYNASWEWAITPKVTGKFSTDRKETLNSFTDSTNVKQRNLRLDTTTRFDASYALDGPWRLIAGASTTRQENQAGLVTGSDFTTNAIDGGVRYQFATGSSLSYLMRTNKGSYLNRAVPNTGAFDDQYTQLDNDLRLRWLMGTGSTVNANLTHINRTHPRYGQRDYNGFNFGAGVDWALTGKTSLSTSISHTLDAYAASNSNYSSTDKISVSAGWQISPKVGLRLKNDWAQRSYLGSPSTTASSNRQDITRDTTLSVNWQAHEQLALSASLQQSSRGVNQANLDYDSTMLFFTAQLTY, from the coding sequence TTCTCTTGCCAGCCAGCCTGGCACTGCTGGGCTCGGCCCCGGTTTTCTCTCAGCAAGACCCGCTGACCCTGAGCGCGGGCTACTCAGTGCAGACCGACAGCAACCTCTTTCGCCTGCCCTCCAGCGCCAACCTGCAAAACACCATCGGCAAAAGCAGTGCTGCTGAAACCATCGGCGTCACCACCGTCGGGCTGGGGTTCAACACCCGCCAGAGCCTGCAAACGCTGGCCCTCAACCTGAACCTGGTGGACTACAGCTATCAAAATTTCAGCTACCTCAGCTTCACCGCCAACAACTACAACGCTTCTTGGGAATGGGCTATTACCCCCAAAGTGACCGGCAAATTCAGCACCGACCGCAAAGAAACGCTCAATAGTTTTACGGACTCCACCAACGTCAAACAACGCAACCTGCGGCTGGATACCACCACCCGCTTTGACGCCAGCTACGCGCTCGACGGGCCATGGCGCCTGATTGCAGGTGCCAGCACCACCCGCCAAGAAAACCAAGCCGGTCTGGTCACCGGCAGCGACTTCACCACCAACGCGATAGACGGCGGCGTGCGGTATCAATTTGCTACCGGCAGCTCTTTGAGCTACCTGATGCGCACCAACAAGGGCAGCTACCTCAACCGGGCAGTGCCCAACACTGGCGCGTTTGACGACCAATACACCCAGCTCGACAACGACCTGCGCCTGCGCTGGCTCATGGGCACAGGCAGCACGGTCAACGCTAACCTGACCCACATCAACCGCACCCACCCCCGCTACGGCCAGCGTGACTACAACGGCTTTAATTTCGGCGCCGGTGTCGACTGGGCCCTGACCGGCAAAACCAGCCTCAGCACCAGCATCAGCCACACGCTCGACGCCTATGCCGCCAGTAACAGTAACTACAGCAGCACAGACAAAATCAGTGTGTCGGCCGGCTGGCAAATCAGCCCCAAAGTCGGCTTGCGCCTGAAAAACGACTGGGCACAGCGCAGCTACTTGGGCAGCCCCAGCACCACTGCCAGTAGCAACCGCCAAGACATTACCCGTGACACCACCTTGTCTGTGAACTGGCAGGCCCACGAACAACTGGCCTTAAGCGCATCCCTGCAACAAAGCAGCCGTGGCGTGAACCAAGCCAACCTCGATTACGACAGCACCATGCTGTTTTTTACCGCACAACTCACCTACTAA